A region from the Polaribacter sp. Hel1_33_78 genome encodes:
- a CDS encoding M28 family peptidase, with product MFKKLILFLLISILFINCKNASITVLSSSNVADIINNEFTGDLAFNTASFVEKYWRVVGNTGFNKSIYKIAEELEKSGFVLEENATENDILTYRIEKRPLKNPTWESVNAIVKIEGKNDTLLQHATNRNMIALNSYSTPKDGVSAEVIYVRDLEKIADLDVKGKIVFAETSPYGIYKSAIIEGKAVGIITYNNPSYLQPEKNTTSIQFRSIPLDTVNKSWAIAMSFAAKERLKASLEKGKTTLKVRVKTNIYSSEELTIVADIKGSEMPEERLVFSAHIQEPGANDNATGVGVALEMASLTAKFIRQQQYEPKRTLTFLWGDEIISTQRYVQEDSIRAKYINWGISLDMVGEDTEKTGGTFLIEKMPDPSAIWTRGNDKHTEWGGSKMKLEQMKPHYLNDFLIDKFKQQGKRANWIVGTNPFEGGSDHVPFLRQNIPSVLFWHFTDQFYHTDNDRIDKVSKTTLKNVGTTALIAAYTLLNADKKVAKSILLNLETAAVSRLNKEFKQSKIAINNGDSLSTQIEIITAWKDWYQKSFTTTSGLFSDEKVINNDIEKSQKLIDSISSVIIKELQKKN from the coding sequence ATGTTCAAAAAATTAATTCTTTTTTTATTGATATCTATCTTATTTATCAATTGCAAAAATGCTAGTATTACAGTATTATCCTCATCTAATGTTGCAGATATTATCAATAATGAGTTTACCGGTGATTTAGCTTTTAACACTGCTTCTTTTGTTGAAAAATATTGGAGGGTTGTGGGTAATACTGGTTTTAATAAAAGCATTTATAAGATTGCTGAAGAACTCGAAAAATCAGGTTTTGTTTTAGAAGAAAATGCAACAGAAAATGATATTTTAACCTACAGAATTGAAAAGCGTCCGCTTAAAAACCCAACTTGGGAGTCGGTAAATGCAATTGTGAAAATTGAGGGTAAAAATGACACTTTACTGCAACATGCCACTAACAGAAATATGATTGCTTTAAATTCGTATAGCACACCAAAAGATGGAGTTTCTGCTGAAGTTATTTATGTACGTGATCTCGAAAAAATTGCAGATTTAGATGTAAAAGGGAAAATAGTTTTTGCAGAAACAAGTCCTTATGGTATATACAAATCTGCGATTATTGAGGGTAAGGCAGTAGGAATTATAACGTATAATAATCCTTCTTATTTACAACCCGAAAAAAATACAACATCAATTCAGTTTCGTTCAATTCCTTTAGATACTGTAAATAAATCTTGGGCAATTGCAATGTCTTTCGCTGCGAAAGAACGGTTAAAAGCATCTTTAGAGAAGGGGAAAACAACCTTAAAAGTTCGTGTTAAAACTAATATTTATTCTTCAGAAGAATTAACAATTGTTGCTGATATTAAAGGGAGTGAAATGCCAGAAGAACGGTTAGTTTTTAGCGCTCATATCCAAGAACCTGGTGCTAATGACAATGCAACAGGTGTTGGAGTAGCATTAGAAATGGCTTCATTAACCGCAAAATTTATCAGACAACAACAATATGAACCAAAACGAACCTTAACTTTTTTATGGGGCGATGAAATTATATCGACACAAAGATATGTGCAAGAAGATTCTATTAGAGCGAAATACATTAATTGGGGAATTTCTTTGGATATGGTTGGCGAAGACACTGAAAAAACTGGAGGAACTTTTTTGATTGAAAAAATGCCGGATCCAAGTGCAATTTGGACTCGTGGCAATGATAAGCACACAGAATGGGGAGGTTCTAAAATGAAATTAGAGCAAATGAAACCTCATTATTTAAATGATTTTCTAATTGATAAATTTAAACAACAAGGTAAAAGAGCAAATTGGATTGTAGGCACAAATCCATTTGAAGGAGGAAGTGATCATGTTCCTTTTTTAAGACAAAACATACCTAGTGTTTTGTTTTGGCATTTTACAGATCAGTTTTATCATACGGATAATGATAGAATTGATAAAGTTTCTAAAACTACTTTGAAGAATGTAGGTACAACCGCATTAATAGCTGCTTATACTTTGTTAAATGCTGATAAAAAGGTTGCGAAATCAATTTTATTAAATTTAGAAACAGCTGCGGTAAGTCGTTTAAATAAAGAATTTAAACAGAGTAAAATTGCCATAAATAATGGAGATTCTTTATCTACACAAATAGAAATTATTACTGCTTGGAAAGATTGGTATCAAAAATCTTTTACAACAACTTCAGGGTTATTTTCGGATGAAAAAGTCATCAATAATGATATTGAAAAATCTCAAAAATTAATAGATTCTATTTCATCAGTAATTATAAAAGAACTTCAGAAAAAGAACTAA
- a CDS encoding Hpt domain-containing protein — MMEKPNLSFIIEIAGDDEAFQNSILEIIKTEFREEVNLFKTNFSLKKYKEAAHNVHKIKHKIGLLGLEKALIKASEFEKALKIGNTTLHHSFLEILNKIHVYLYP, encoded by the coding sequence ATGATGGAGAAACCTAACTTATCTTTTATTATAGAAATTGCCGGAGATGATGAAGCATTTCAAAATAGTATTTTGGAAATTATAAAAACAGAATTTCGAGAAGAGGTAAATTTATTTAAAACAAACTTCTCATTAAAAAAGTACAAAGAAGCAGCTCATAATGTGCATAAAATAAAGCATAAAATAGGCCTATTAGGGTTAGAAAAAGCCTTAATAAAAGCATCAGAATTTGAAAAAGCATTAAAAATTGGAAATACTACACTTCATCATAGTTTTTTAGAAATTTTAAACAAAATTCATGTATATTTATACCCTTAA
- a CDS encoding Lrp/AsnC ligand binding domain-containing protein → MKIDGIDKIIIKRLVKDARTPVLSIAREVGISGAAIHQRLRKLEKSQLIDGYRMVLNPKSLGYTTTAFVGVFLDSSSLYSSAIKRLKDIPEVIESHYTTGNYAIFIKILCKNNEDLMHLLNKDIQNIKGVSRTETFISLDQQIDRQIHI, encoded by the coding sequence ATGAAAATTGATGGGATTGATAAAATTATTATAAAAAGATTAGTAAAAGACGCCAGAACACCTGTGTTAAGTATTGCTAGAGAAGTTGGTATTTCTGGAGCAGCTATTCATCAACGTCTAAGAAAGTTAGAAAAATCTCAATTAATTGATGGTTATAGAATGGTTCTAAACCCTAAATCATTAGGGTATACAACAACAGCTTTTGTTGGTGTTTTTTTAGATTCTTCTAGTTTATATTCTTCAGCAATAAAAAGATTAAAAGATATTCCTGAGGTTATAGAAAGTCATTATACAACTGGTAATTACGCAATTTTTATAAAGATTTTATGCAAGAACAATGAAGATTTAATGCATCTTTTAAATAAAGATATTCAAAATATCAAAGGAGTCTCAAGAACCGAAACTTTTATTTCATTAGACCAACAAATTGATAGGCAGATACATATTTGA
- the accC gene encoding acetyl-CoA carboxylase biotin carboxylase subunit produces MFKKILIANRGEIALRVIRTCKEMGIKTVAVYSKADEESLHVRFADEAVCIGPAPSSESYLKMSNIIAAAEITNADAIHPGYGFLSENAKFSNLCEEHNIKFIGATGRMIDQMGDKANAKSTMIEAGVPCVPGSEGVITDFEECEKVALETGYPVMLKASAGGGGKGMRAVWKSEDLKEAWDSARQESKAAFGNDDMYMEKLIEEPRHIEIQIVGDSYGKACHLSERDCSVQRRHQKLTEETPSPFMTEELRESMGNAAVKAAEYIKYEGAGTIEFLVDKHRNFYFMEMNTRIQVEHPITEEVVNYDLIREQILVAAGVPISGKNYYPQLHSIECRINAEDPHNNFRPAPGKVTTFHAPGGHGVRMDTHVYAGYMIPPNYDSMIAKLIVTAQTREEAINKMKRALDEFVIEGIKTTIPFHRQLMEHPDYVAGNYTTKFMEDFLMKP; encoded by the coding sequence ATGTTTAAAAAAATATTAATTGCCAATAGAGGTGAAATTGCATTACGTGTAATTAGAACCTGTAAAGAAATGGGCATAAAAACGGTTGCTGTATATTCTAAGGCAGATGAGGAAAGTTTACATGTTAGATTTGCTGATGAAGCCGTGTGTATTGGCCCAGCTCCTAGCAGTGAATCTTATTTAAAAATGTCAAATATTATAGCCGCTGCAGAAATTACAAATGCAGACGCTATACATCCAGGATATGGATTTTTATCTGAAAATGCTAAGTTTTCTAATTTATGTGAAGAACATAACATCAAGTTTATTGGAGCTACGGGCAGAATGATTGATCAAATGGGAGATAAAGCAAACGCTAAGTCTACTATGATAGAGGCAGGTGTGCCTTGTGTTCCAGGTTCAGAAGGGGTAATAACTGATTTTGAAGAATGTGAGAAGGTAGCTTTAGAAACAGGTTACCCCGTAATGCTAAAAGCTTCTGCGGGAGGTGGTGGTAAAGGAATGCGGGCTGTTTGGAAGTCTGAAGACTTAAAGGAAGCTTGGGATTCTGCAAGACAAGAAAGTAAGGCGGCTTTTGGTAATGATGATATGTACATGGAGAAGCTGATTGAGGAGCCAAGACATATTGAGATTCAGATTGTAGGAGATTCTTATGGAAAAGCTTGTCATTTATCAGAAAGAGATTGTTCTGTACAAAGGCGTCACCAAAAATTAACAGAAGAAACTCCTTCTCCTTTCATGACAGAGGAACTGAGAGAAAGCATGGGGAATGCGGCTGTAAAGGCAGCAGAATATATTAAATATGAAGGTGCAGGGACTATAGAATTTTTGGTGGATAAACACAGAAATTTCTACTTTATGGAGATGAATACTCGTATACAAGTAGAGCATCCTATTACTGAAGAAGTTGTGAACTACGATTTAATTCGAGAACAAATTTTAGTAGCAGCTGGAGTACCTATTTCTGGTAAAAATTACTACCCACAATTACACTCTATTGAATGCAGAATTAATGCAGAAGATCCCCATAATAATTTTAGACCAGCCCCTGGGAAAGTTACTACGTTTCATGCTCCTGGAGGTCATGGAGTTAGAATGGATACACATGTATATGCTGGTTATATGATTCCACCAAATTACGATTCTATGATCGCCAAGTTAATTGTTACGGCTCAAACAAGAGAAGAAGCAATTAATAAAATGAAACGTGCGTTAGATGAATTTGTAATTGAAGGAATTAAAACAACAATACCTTTCCATAGACAATTAATGGAACATCCAGATTATGTTGCGGGAAACTACACGACTAAATTTATGGAAGATTTTTTAATGAAGCCTTAG
- the accB gene encoding acetyl-CoA carboxylase biotin carboxyl carrier protein — MDIKEIQNLIKFVAKSGASEVKLEMEDIKITIKTGSGKTETTIVQAAPVASLPQAIAPASAEAVAPIVPAVAQNEGANYITVKSPIIGTFYRKPSPDKQNFVEVGTDINIGDTVCVIEAMKLFNEIESEVSGKIVKVLVDDSSPVEYDQPLFLVDPS; from the coding sequence ATGGATATTAAAGAAATTCAAAATCTTATAAAATTTGTAGCAAAATCTGGCGCTAGCGAGGTAAAGTTAGAAATGGAAGATATAAAGATTACAATTAAAACCGGTTCTGGAAAAACAGAAACTACAATTGTTCAAGCTGCTCCTGTAGCATCTTTACCTCAAGCTATAGCTCCCGCAAGTGCAGAGGCAGTAGCGCCTATTGTACCTGCAGTAGCGCAGAATGAGGGAGCTAATTATATCACCGTAAAATCTCCTATCATTGGAACTTTTTACAGAAAACCTTCTCCAGACAAACAAAATTTTGTTGAAGTTGGTACAGATATAAATATTGGCGATACAGTTTGTGTTATTGAAGCAATGAAATTATTTAACGAGATTGAATCTGAAGTTTCAGGTAAAATTGTTAAAGTTTTAGTTGACGATTCTTCCCCGGTAGAATATGATCAACCTTTATTTTTAGTAGATCCATCTTAA
- a CDS encoding beta-ketoacyl-ACP synthase III: MKKITAAISAVGKYVPEYILTNKELESYVDTNDEWITSRTGIKERRILKGEGLGTSYMAIKCAEDLIQKSNINPEEIDLVLVGTATPDLPVASTAAYVASKIGATNAFSYDLQAACSSFLFGMSTAASYIESGRYKKVLLIGADKMSSIIDYTDRATCIIFGDGAGAVLFEPNNEGLGLQDEYLRSDGIGRDFLRIEAGGSIMPPSEETVKGKKHFVYQEGKTVFKYAVSNMADVSEKMLTRNKLTEEDIQWLVPHQANKRIIEATAKRVGVSSEKVMMNIHRYGNTTSATLPLLLADYENQLKKGDNLIFAAFGGGFTWGAIYLKWAYNS, translated from the coding sequence ATGAAAAAAATCACTGCAGCAATTTCAGCAGTAGGGAAGTATGTTCCCGAATATATTTTAACGAATAAAGAGTTAGAGTCTTATGTAGATACTAACGATGAATGGATTACTTCTAGAACAGGAATCAAAGAAAGAAGAATTCTCAAGGGCGAAGGGTTAGGGACATCTTACATGGCTATAAAATGTGCAGAAGATTTAATTCAAAAATCAAATATAAATCCTGAGGAAATAGATTTGGTTCTGGTTGGTACTGCAACTCCAGATCTACCAGTAGCCTCAACAGCTGCTTATGTAGCTTCAAAAATTGGCGCAACAAATGCCTTCTCATATGATTTACAAGCTGCATGTTCTAGCTTTTTGTTTGGTATGTCCACAGCAGCTAGTTATATAGAGTCTGGGAGGTATAAAAAAGTGCTATTAATAGGGGCAGATAAAATGTCTTCTATTATTGATTACACAGATAGAGCAACGTGTATTATTTTTGGTGATGGAGCAGGAGCAGTTTTGTTTGAGCCAAATAATGAAGGTTTAGGATTGCAAGATGAGTATTTAAGAAGTGATGGAATAGGTAGAGATTTTCTAAGGATAGAAGCAGGAGGGTCTATAATGCCGCCTTCAGAAGAAACTGTAAAAGGAAAAAAGCATTTTGTATATCAAGAAGGAAAGACTGTTTTTAAATATGCAGTTTCTAATATGGCTGATGTTTCAGAGAAAATGTTAACCAGAAATAAGCTTACAGAAGAAGACATTCAGTGGTTGGTGCCACACCAAGCTAATAAAAGAATTATTGAAGCAACAGCAAAAAGAGTAGGTGTTAGCTCAGAAAAAGTAATGATGAACATCCATAGATATGGAAATACAACATCGGCAACTTTACCACTTTTATTAGCAGATTATGAAAATCAATTAAAAAAAGGAGATAATTTAATTTTTGCTGCATTCGGTGGTGGTTTCACATGGGGAGCCATTTACTTAAAATGGGCATACAATTCGTAA
- the rpmF gene encoding 50S ribosomal protein L32, which produces MAHPKRKISKTRRDKRRTHYKASYQQIATDPTTGESHLYHRAHWHEGKLYYRGQIVLESASAAAEA; this is translated from the coding sequence ATGGCACATCCTAAAAGGAAGATATCCAAAACAAGAAGAGATAAAAGGAGAACACATTATAAAGCATCTTATCAACAGATAGCTACAGATCCAACAACTGGAGAATCTCACTTATACCACAGAGCTCACTGGCATGAAGGAAAACTTTATTACAGAGGACAAATTGTTTTAGAATCTGCATCTGCTGCTGCAGAAGCTTAG
- a CDS encoding DUF177 domain-containing protein, producing the protein MKYLKQFNIQFVGLKEGSHLFNYTIDNKFFEAFNFDEYKSSSIEVSLTFVKKSTLFELSFIAAGTIEIPCDLTNELYNQEIASELPLVVKFGPLYNDESEEILILPHEAYEFNVAQFIYEMIVLAVPNKRVHPKVLDGTMESEALNKLKELTIKEEKTVVNTDPRWDKLKNLITEKKT; encoded by the coding sequence ATGAAATACTTAAAACAATTCAACATACAGTTTGTAGGATTAAAAGAAGGGAGTCATCTGTTCAACTATACGATTGATAATAAGTTCTTTGAAGCTTTTAATTTTGATGAATATAAAAGTTCATCTATAGAAGTTTCTCTAACATTTGTAAAAAAAAGCACATTATTCGAGCTTAGTTTTATTGCAGCAGGGACAATTGAAATTCCTTGTGATTTAACTAACGAATTATACAATCAAGAAATAGCATCAGAATTACCATTGGTAGTAAAATTTGGGCCATTGTATAATGATGAAAGTGAGGAGATTTTAATATTGCCTCATGAAGCGTATGAGTTTAATGTTGCCCAGTTTATTTATGAAATGATTGTTTTAGCAGTTCCGAATAAAAGAGTTCATCCAAAAGTTTTAGATGGCACTATGGAATCGGAAGCATTAAATAAATTAAAAGAACTAACAATAAAAGAAGAAAAAACTGTAGTAAATACAGACCCAAGGTGGGATAAATTAAAGAATTTAATAACAGAAAAAAAGACATAA
- the pdxA gene encoding 4-hydroxythreonine-4-phosphate dehydrogenase PdxA produces the protein MEKSDKIIVGISIGDLNGIGIEVILKTFQDKRMLDFCTPILFGATKVISYHKKALGIETPVHGITSMSQLNHSKINVLNIWKEEVAIELGKTTQFSGDYAARSLASAVKHLKENKIDVLVTAPINKENIQSDTFNFPGHTEYLEANLEGKSLMILMTDALRIGLITGHIPIAKVAEAITPELIKSKVETMHESLVKDFGISKPKIAVLSLNPHCGDKGVIGKEDDEIIKPTISEIKETGKLVFGPYAADGFFGSETYKQFDGVLATYHDQGLAPFKALSFGKGVNFTAGLSHIRTSPDHGTGYEIAGKNLANPSSFTEALFTAIQVFKTRNEYLELTKTPLDLKKR, from the coding sequence ATGGAAAAATCTGATAAAATAATCGTTGGAATTTCAATAGGAGATTTAAATGGTATTGGAATTGAAGTAATTTTAAAAACATTCCAAGATAAAAGAATGTTAGATTTTTGTACACCTATTCTTTTTGGGGCAACAAAAGTGATTTCATACCATAAAAAAGCTTTAGGTATAGAAACTCCTGTTCATGGAATTACATCGATGTCTCAACTAAACCATTCTAAAATAAATGTTTTAAATATTTGGAAAGAAGAAGTTGCAATAGAACTTGGTAAAACCACGCAATTTTCTGGGGATTACGCAGCGAGATCTTTAGCATCTGCGGTAAAACATTTAAAAGAAAATAAGATAGATGTTTTAGTAACAGCACCAATCAATAAAGAAAACATACAATCTGACACCTTTAATTTTCCTGGCCATACGGAGTATTTAGAAGCTAATTTAGAAGGCAAGAGTTTAATGATTTTAATGACTGATGCATTGCGAATTGGACTAATTACAGGTCATATTCCAATCGCTAAAGTAGCCGAAGCCATTACTCCAGAGTTAATTAAAAGTAAGGTGGAAACAATGCATGAATCTTTGGTTAAAGATTTTGGAATTAGTAAACCAAAAATTGCTGTTTTATCGTTAAATCCACATTGTGGAGATAAAGGTGTAATAGGTAAAGAAGATGATGAAATCATAAAACCAACTATTTCAGAAATTAAAGAAACAGGAAAATTAGTTTTTGGACCTTATGCTGCAGATGGTTTTTTTGGTTCTGAAACTTATAAGCAATTTGATGGTGTTTTAGCCACGTATCATGATCAAGGTTTAGCTCCTTTTAAAGCATTGTCTTTTGGCAAAGGAGTTAACTTTACAGCAGGTTTAAGTCATATTCGAACCTCACCAGATCATGGAACCGGTTATGAAATAGCGGGAAAAAATTTAGCAAATCCATCATCATTTACAGAAGCTTTGTTTACTGCAATTCAAGTTTTTAAAACTAGAAATGAGTATTTAGAGCTCACTAAAACCCCTTTAGATTTAAAAAAGAGGTAA
- a CDS encoding riboflavin synthase — MFTGIIETLGVVKNIVKEQENVHLTIQSDITNELKVDQSIAHNGVCLTVVAIDNDEYTVTAIKETLDKTNIGRLKNTHIINLERAMKMGDRLDGHIVQGHVDETGICKNIKDESGSTLYTFQYNSDKNNITIEKGSITVNGVSLTVVNSKNDEFSVAIIPYTKEHTTFKTLEIGEIVNLEFDVIGKYVARLAAYNN, encoded by the coding sequence ATGTTTACAGGAATTATAGAAACACTAGGAGTCGTAAAAAATATTGTAAAAGAGCAAGAAAATGTTCATTTAACAATACAAAGTGATATTACGAATGAACTAAAAGTGGATCAAAGTATCGCTCATAATGGAGTTTGTTTAACGGTTGTTGCTATTGATAATGATGAATATACCGTAACCGCAATTAAAGAAACTTTAGACAAAACAAATATTGGAAGACTAAAAAATACTCATATTATAAATCTAGAGCGTGCCATGAAAATGGGTGACCGATTAGATGGGCATATTGTGCAAGGGCATGTTGATGAAACAGGAATTTGTAAAAATATCAAGGATGAAAGCGGAAGTACATTGTATACTTTTCAATACAATTCTGATAAAAACAACATCACTATAGAAAAAGGTTCTATTACTGTAAATGGAGTTAGTTTAACTGTAGTGAATTCTAAGAATGATGAATTTAGTGTCGCTATTATTCCCTATACAAAAGAACACACTACTTTTAAAACTTTAGAAATTGGTGAGATTGTAAATTTAGAGTTTGATGTTATTGGAAAATATGTTGCGCGCTTAGCTGCTTATAACAACTAA
- a CDS encoding DNA polymerase III subunit delta' yields MLFKQIIGQEHIKKHLQKSAENGRVPHAQLFIGKEGCGSLPMAIAYAQFLLCNFSEDAGACNIKCNKLQHPDLHFAFPVTTNDSVKKHAVSDLFLEDWRDFIATQPYGSLFNWLQHIGVENKQGLIGVDESEAVVKKLKLKSYEGGFKVMIIWMAEKMNIAAANKLLKLIEEPPQKTVFLLITENEEQIINTIKSRCQALHFPALSEQDIANALILKNQVADNQATKIAHQAEGNYIKALHLLQNDSSDLVFEEWFIAWIRTAFRAKGNASVVQQLISWSDTIAKTGRETQKRFLDYCLQFFRQALLMNYKSDQLVFMESKSGFDLSKFAPFVHSGNILEIEKELNDAMYHIERNGNAKIILLDLSMKLTRFLHKKEEKL; encoded by the coding sequence ATGCTTTTCAAACAAATTATAGGCCAAGAACACATTAAGAAACATTTGCAAAAGTCTGCTGAGAATGGCAGAGTTCCGCATGCACAGCTGTTTATAGGCAAAGAAGGTTGTGGTTCGCTGCCAATGGCAATTGCCTATGCACAATTTTTATTGTGTAATTTTTCCGAAGATGCAGGAGCATGTAATATAAAATGCAACAAACTCCAACATCCAGATTTACATTTTGCATTTCCTGTAACTACAAACGATTCGGTAAAAAAACATGCTGTAAGTGATTTGTTTTTAGAAGATTGGCGAGATTTTATTGCAACACAACCTTACGGTAGCTTATTTAATTGGTTACAACATATAGGTGTAGAAAATAAGCAAGGTTTAATTGGAGTTGACGAATCTGAAGCTGTTGTTAAAAAGTTAAAGCTTAAAAGTTATGAGGGTGGCTTTAAAGTAATGATAATTTGGATGGCAGAAAAAATGAATATTGCTGCTGCCAACAAATTATTAAAACTGATTGAAGAACCACCACAAAAAACTGTTTTTTTATTGATTACAGAAAATGAAGAACAGATTATAAACACTATAAAATCGCGCTGCCAAGCATTGCATTTTCCTGCTTTGAGTGAACAAGATATCGCAAATGCTTTGATTTTAAAGAATCAAGTTGCGGACAACCAAGCGACAAAAATTGCACATCAAGCAGAAGGAAATTATATCAAAGCATTGCATTTATTACAAAATGACTCTTCTGATTTAGTTTTTGAAGAATGGTTTATTGCCTGGATAAGAACTGCTTTTAGGGCTAAAGGAAATGCTTCAGTGGTGCAGCAACTAATTTCTTGGTCTGATACCATTGCAAAAACTGGAAGAGAAACCCAAAAACGTTTTTTAGACTATTGTTTACAATTCTTTAGACAAGCACTATTGATGAACTACAAGTCTGATCAGTTGGTTTTTATGGAATCAAAATCAGGTTTTGATTTGTCTAAATTTGCGCCTTTTGTGCATTCAGGAAATATTCTAGAAATAGAAAAAGAATTAAATGATGCCATGTATCATATTGAAAGAAATGGGAATGCAAAGATTATTTTATTAGATCTTTCTATGAAACTTACCCGTTTTTTGCATAAAAAGGAAGAGAAGCTTTAG
- the pgk gene encoding phosphoglycerate kinase yields the protein MKTLKDFNFQNKKAIIRVDFNVPLNNQFEVTDTTRIEAAKSTIIKVLEDGGSCVLMSHLGRPKGKQEEFSLKHIVAKVKEILGVNVKFVEDCIGEKAEEAVANLENGEILLLENLRFYDEEKKGDVAFAEKLSKLGDIYVNDAFGTAHRAHASTTIIAQFFGDNKCFGNLLAREIESIDKVLNNSEKPVLAILGGAKVSSKITVIENILDKVDHLIIGGGMSFTFIKAQGGKIGNSICEDDKMELALDILKQAKAKNVQIHIPVDVVAADDFSNDANTQVCDINKIPDGWEGVDAGPKSREIFDIIANQCKTILWNGPLGVFEMDSFAAGTIALGHSIDKATKNGAFSLVGGGDSVAAVKQFGFADKVSYVSTGGGAMLEMLEGKSLPGIEAILK from the coding sequence ATGAAAACACTGAAAGATTTTAATTTCCAAAATAAAAAAGCAATTATCCGTGTAGATTTTAATGTGCCTTTAAATAATCAATTCGAAGTTACAGATACTACTAGAATTGAAGCTGCTAAATCTACCATTATAAAGGTTTTAGAAGATGGAGGAAGCTGCGTTTTAATGTCACATTTAGGTCGTCCAAAAGGCAAGCAAGAAGAGTTTTCTTTGAAACATATTGTTGCAAAAGTAAAAGAAATTTTAGGTGTTAACGTAAAGTTTGTTGAAGATTGTATCGGTGAAAAAGCTGAAGAAGCTGTTGCTAATTTAGAAAATGGAGAAATTTTATTACTAGAAAATCTTCGTTTTTACGATGAAGAGAAAAAAGGAGATGTTGCTTTTGCAGAAAAATTGTCTAAACTAGGAGATATTTATGTAAACGATGCCTTCGGAACTGCACACAGAGCGCATGCATCAACCACAATTATTGCACAATTTTTTGGAGATAATAAATGCTTTGGAAACTTATTAGCGAGAGAAATTGAAAGTATCGATAAGGTATTAAATAATTCAGAAAAACCAGTTTTAGCAATTCTAGGAGGGGCAAAAGTGTCTTCAAAAATTACGGTAATTGAAAATATTTTAGATAAAGTAGATCACTTGATTATTGGTGGTGGAATGAGTTTTACATTTATTAAAGCACAAGGCGGAAAAATTGGTAACTCAATTTGTGAAGATGACAAAATGGAGTTAGCACTTGACATTTTAAAACAAGCAAAAGCTAAAAATGTTCAAATTCACATTCCTGTTGATGTTGTTGCTGCTGATGATTTTAGCAATGATGCAAATACGCAAGTTTGTGATATTAACAAAATACCAGATGGCTGGGAAGGAGTTGATGCTGGACCAAAATCTAGAGAAATTTTTGATATAATTGCAAACCAATGTAAAACTATTTTATGGAACGGCCCTTTAGGTGTTTTTGAAATGGACTCTTTTGCTGCAGGTACGATTGCACTTGGTCATTCAATTGATAAAGCAACTAAAAATGGAGCATTTTCTTTAGTTGGTGGTGGAGATTCTGTTGCAGCTGTGAAACAATTTGGTTTTGCAGACAAAGTAAGTTATGTTTCTACGGGTGGTGGAGCAATGCTAGAAATGTTAGAGGGTAAATCTTTACCAGGAATTGAAGCAATTTTGAAATAA